In a single window of the Delftia tsuruhatensis genome:
- the mgtA gene encoding magnesium-translocating P-type ATPase, whose amino-acid sequence MKALKHLFQAFLRSRHALGLFRRNALPSGTAAHHSRSVSPTLTRELLRASRDDAAAVLARTDSSEDGLSREQARAALARFGPNEVEHEKPLPAWLHLWYCYRNPFNLLLTLLAVVSYATEDVKATLVIGSMVLLSTLLRFVQEGRSNRAAARLKALVSSTATVLRRNGGPPVPADAEATDAPHSGFGQQARRYEVPLREVVPGDFIVLSAGDMIPADCRVLSAKDLFVSQAAMTGESLPVEKRPDASASNGTGVLEASNLLFMGTNVVSGTALAVVLATGNRSYFGTIATRVTSNDRAPTAFETGVNSISWLLIRFAAVMVPVVLLINGYTKGDWAEAFLFALSVAVGLTPEMLPMIVTSTLAKGAVVLSRRKVVVKRLDAIQNFGAMDVLCTDKTGTLTQDRIVLERHTDAFGQPCDETLRFAYLNSHYQTGLKNLLDHAVLEHVELHTQMRVAEDYRKVDEIPFDFERRRMSVVVAERNHHHELICKGAVEEILGTCTRLRDGDGTRPLDEEQLARVRRVTRELNREGLRVVAVAMKEVPPHKSDYSVADECELTLIGYIAFLDPPKETTAEALAALASHGVAVKLLTGDNELVAAKVCRDVGLPADHIILGTQIEHMNDEMLRQTVERHQLFARLTPLHKERIVHALRANGHITGFMGDGINDAPALRAADIGISVDSAVDIAKEAADIILLEKSLMVLEQGVIEGRRTFSNMLKYIRMTASSNFGNVFSVMVASAFIPFLPMLPLHLLVQNLLYDLSQIAIPFDNVDDELVRQPLRWNPADLGRFMVFFGPVSSLFDILTFALMWFVFAANTPEQQTLFQSGWFVIGLLTQTLIVHMIRTPRIPFLQSRPSWPLLLATAAVMAAGIFLPMGPLAGYFKLEALPAGYFPWMIAILLGYACLATLLKRVYIRRYGWQ is encoded by the coding sequence ATGAAAGCCCTCAAGCACCTGTTCCAGGCGTTCTTGCGCAGCCGCCATGCCCTGGGGCTGTTCCGGCGCAATGCCCTGCCCTCGGGCACGGCCGCGCACCACTCGCGCTCGGTATCGCCGACCCTCACGCGCGAGCTGCTGCGCGCCTCGCGCGATGATGCCGCCGCCGTGCTGGCACGCACCGACTCCAGCGAGGATGGCCTCAGCCGCGAGCAGGCGCGTGCCGCGCTCGCGCGCTTCGGCCCCAACGAGGTGGAGCACGAAAAGCCGCTGCCCGCCTGGCTGCACCTCTGGTATTGCTACCGCAACCCCTTCAACCTGCTGCTGACGCTGCTGGCCGTGGTCTCCTATGCCACCGAGGATGTGAAGGCCACCCTCGTGATCGGCTCCATGGTGCTGTTGTCCACGCTGCTGCGCTTCGTGCAGGAAGGCCGCTCCAACCGCGCCGCCGCGCGCCTGAAGGCCCTGGTCAGCAGCACGGCCACGGTGCTGCGCCGCAATGGCGGTCCGCCGGTGCCGGCCGACGCCGAGGCCACCGACGCGCCGCACAGCGGCTTCGGCCAGCAGGCGCGCCGCTACGAGGTGCCGCTGCGCGAGGTCGTGCCCGGCGACTTCATCGTGCTGTCGGCCGGCGACATGATTCCTGCCGACTGCCGCGTGCTCAGCGCCAAGGACCTGTTCGTGAGCCAGGCCGCCATGACCGGCGAATCCCTGCCCGTGGAAAAGCGCCCTGACGCCAGTGCATCGAATGGCACCGGCGTGCTGGAGGCCAGCAACCTGCTGTTCATGGGCACCAACGTGGTCTCGGGCACGGCCCTGGCCGTGGTGCTGGCCACGGGCAACCGCAGCTATTTCGGCACCATTGCCACGCGGGTGACCTCCAACGACCGCGCACCCACGGCCTTCGAGACCGGCGTCAACAGCATCAGCTGGCTGCTGATCCGCTTCGCGGCCGTGATGGTGCCCGTGGTGCTGCTCATCAACGGCTACACCAAGGGCGACTGGGCCGAGGCCTTCCTGTTCGCGCTGTCCGTGGCCGTGGGCCTGACGCCCGAGATGCTGCCCATGATCGTGACCTCCACCCTGGCCAAGGGTGCCGTGGTGCTGTCGCGCCGCAAGGTCGTGGTCAAGCGCCTGGACGCCATCCAGAACTTCGGCGCCATGGACGTGCTGTGCACCGACAAGACCGGCACGCTGACCCAGGACCGCATCGTGCTGGAACGCCACACCGATGCCTTCGGCCAGCCCTGCGACGAGACGCTGCGCTTCGCCTACCTCAACAGCCACTACCAGACCGGCCTGAAGAACCTGCTGGACCATGCGGTTCTGGAGCATGTGGAGCTGCACACCCAGATGCGCGTGGCCGAGGACTACCGCAAGGTCGATGAAATACCCTTCGACTTCGAGCGCCGCCGCATGTCCGTGGTGGTGGCCGAGCGCAACCACCACCACGAGCTGATCTGCAAGGGTGCGGTCGAGGAAATCCTGGGGACCTGCACCCGGCTGCGCGACGGCGACGGCACGCGCCCGCTGGACGAGGAGCAGCTGGCCCGCGTGCGCCGCGTGACGCGCGAGCTCAACCGCGAAGGCCTGCGCGTGGTCGCCGTGGCCATGAAGGAAGTGCCACCGCACAAGAGCGACTACAGCGTGGCCGACGAATGCGAGCTGACCCTGATCGGCTACATCGCCTTCCTGGACCCGCCGAAGGAGACCACGGCCGAGGCCCTGGCCGCCCTGGCCTCGCACGGCGTGGCCGTCAAGCTGCTGACCGGCGACAACGAACTGGTGGCCGCCAAGGTCTGCCGCGATGTGGGGCTTCCTGCAGACCACATCATCCTGGGCACCCAGATCGAGCACATGAACGACGAGATGCTGCGCCAGACGGTGGAGCGGCACCAGCTGTTCGCCCGGCTCACGCCGCTGCACAAGGAGCGCATCGTGCATGCGCTGCGCGCCAACGGACACATCACCGGCTTCATGGGCGACGGCATCAACGACGCGCCGGCCCTGCGCGCGGCCGACATCGGCATCAGCGTGGACAGCGCCGTGGACATCGCCAAGGAGGCGGCCGACATCATCCTGCTGGAAAAAAGCCTGATGGTGCTGGAGCAGGGCGTGATCGAGGGCCGGCGCACCTTCAGCAACATGCTGAAGTACATCCGCATGACGGCCAGCTCCAACTTCGGCAACGTGTTCTCGGTGATGGTGGCCTCGGCCTTCATCCCCTTCCTGCCCATGCTGCCGCTGCACCTGCTGGTGCAGAACCTGCTGTACGACCTCTCGCAGATCGCCATCCCCTTCGACAACGTGGACGACGAACTGGTGCGCCAGCCGCTGCGCTGGAACCCGGCCGACCTGGGCCGCTTCATGGTGTTCTTCGGGCCCGTCAGCTCGCTGTTCGACATCCTGACCTTCGCGCTGATGTGGTTCGTCTTCGCCGCCAACACGCCCGAGCAGCAGACGCTGTTCCAGTCGGGCTGGTTCGTCATCGGGCTGCTCACGCAGACGCTGATCGTGCACATGATCCGCACGCCCAGGATCCCCTTCCTGCAAAGCCGCCCGTCCTGGCCGCTGCTGCTGGCCACGGCGGCCGTGATGGCGGCCGGCATCTTCCTGCCGATGGGGCCGCTGGCCGGGTACTTCAAGCTGGAGGCGCTGCCTGCGGGCTACTTCCCGTGGATGATTGCCATATTGCTGGGCTACGCTTGCCTGGCCACGCTGCTCAAGCGCGTCTACATCCGCCGCTACGGCTGGCAGTGA
- a CDS encoding MgtC/SapB family protein, translated as MLALQNFNPGAMLDTFVSLTTAFVFGALIGLERQVRQRTAGLRTNTLVAVGAAVFVDLAVRLGGAEGATRVVAYVVSGVGFLGAGAIMKEGANITGLNTAATLWGSAAVGACAGASLVAEAGLATLFVLASNTLLRPVVNRINRRPVDDESTESTYYVYAICHRGAQGDVREQMLELLENASYPVRGVETHAFGPQDTEIEAMLYATSVDSDELDRVIAAIEALPGVLQAFWNAGTEE; from the coding sequence ATGCTGGCCCTGCAGAACTTCAACCCCGGCGCCATGCTGGACACCTTCGTCAGCCTGACCACGGCCTTCGTGTTCGGCGCCCTCATCGGCCTGGAGCGCCAGGTGCGCCAGCGCACGGCGGGGCTGCGCACCAACACCCTGGTCGCCGTGGGCGCGGCCGTCTTCGTGGACCTGGCCGTGCGCCTGGGCGGGGCCGAGGGCGCCACGCGCGTGGTGGCCTACGTGGTCTCGGGCGTGGGCTTCCTGGGTGCGGGCGCCATCATGAAGGAAGGCGCCAACATCACCGGCCTGAACACGGCGGCCACGCTGTGGGGCTCGGCCGCCGTGGGTGCCTGCGCGGGCGCCAGCCTGGTGGCCGAGGCGGGGCTGGCCACGCTCTTCGTGCTGGCCAGCAACACCTTGCTGCGCCCCGTGGTCAACCGCATCAACCGCCGCCCGGTGGATGACGAATCCACGGAATCGACCTACTACGTCTACGCCATCTGCCACCGCGGCGCCCAGGGCGATGTGCGCGAGCAGATGCTGGAGCTGCTGGAGAACGCCAGCTACCCCGTTCGCGGCGTGGAAACCCATGCCTTCGGCCCGCAGGACACCGAGATCGAGGCCATGCTCTACGCCACCTCGGTGGACTCCGACGAGCTGGACCGCGTCATCGCCGCCATCGAGGCCCTGCCCGGCGTGCTGCAGGCCTTCTGGAACGCCGGCACCGAAGAGTAG
- the ruvB gene encoding Holliday junction branch migration DNA helicase RuvB, whose product MSIHTDDFGQGFAADKAAEKPRMISAAPVSRGEEALERALRPKLLQEYVGQAKAREQLEIFIGAARKRSEALDHVLLFGPPGLGKTTLSHIIAAELGVNLRQTSGPVLEKPKDLAALLTNLEPNDVLFIDEIHRLSPVVEEILYPALEDYQIDIMIGEGPAARSIKLDLQPFTLVGATTRAGMLTNPLRDRFGIVARLEFYTSDELAHIVRRSAGLLNAPIDDEGAFEIARRSRGTPRIANRLLRRVRDYADVRGDGRITRELADRALAMLDVDPQGFDIMDRKLLEAVVHRFDGGPVGLDNIAASIGEEAGTIEDVIEPYLIQQGFLQRTPRGRMATQAAYRHLGLQVPGDDAS is encoded by the coding sequence ATGAGCATCCATACCGACGACTTCGGCCAGGGCTTCGCCGCGGACAAGGCGGCCGAAAAGCCCCGCATGATCTCGGCCGCGCCGGTCTCGCGCGGGGAGGAGGCGCTGGAGCGCGCGCTGCGCCCCAAGCTGCTGCAGGAGTACGTGGGACAGGCCAAGGCGCGCGAGCAGCTGGAGATCTTCATCGGCGCGGCCCGCAAGCGCAGCGAGGCGCTGGACCACGTGCTGCTGTTCGGCCCGCCGGGCCTGGGCAAGACCACATTGAGCCACATCATCGCGGCCGAGCTGGGCGTGAACCTGCGCCAGACCAGCGGCCCCGTGCTGGAAAAGCCCAAGGACCTGGCGGCGCTGCTGACCAACCTCGAACCCAACGATGTGCTGTTCATCGACGAGATCCACCGCCTGTCGCCCGTGGTCGAGGAAATCCTCTACCCGGCGCTGGAGGACTACCAGATCGACATCATGATCGGCGAGGGGCCGGCGGCGCGCTCCATCAAGCTGGACCTGCAGCCGTTCACCCTGGTGGGTGCGACCACGCGCGCGGGCATGCTGACCAATCCGCTGCGCGACCGCTTCGGCATCGTGGCGCGGCTGGAGTTCTATACCTCGGATGAACTGGCCCATATCGTGCGGCGCAGCGCGGGACTGCTGAACGCGCCCATCGACGACGAGGGTGCCTTCGAAATCGCGCGGCGCTCGCGCGGCACGCCGCGCATTGCCAACCGCCTGCTGCGCCGCGTGCGCGACTATGCCGATGTGCGTGGCGACGGCCGCATCACGCGCGAACTGGCCGACCGCGCGCTGGCCATGCTCGATGTCGATCCCCAGGGCTTCGACATCATGGACCGCAAGCTGCTGGAGGCCGTGGTGCACCGCTTCGACGGCGGCCCCGTGGGCCTGGACAACATCGCGGCCAGCATCGGCGAGGAGGCGGGCACCATCGAGGATGTGATCGAGCCCTACCTGATCCAGCAGGGCTTCTTGCAGCGCACCCCGCGCGGGCGGATGGCGACCCAGGCTGCCTACCGGCACCTGGGCCTGCAGGTCCCCGGCGACGACGCCAGCTGA
- the ruvA gene encoding Holliday junction branch migration protein RuvA, protein MIGKLTGTLLEKNPPEVLVDCGGVGYEVQVPMSTFYNLPASGARVSLLTHFVVREDAQLLYGFGTHSERQAFRELIKITGIGPRMALSVLSGMSVEDLAQAVTLQEVGRLVKVPGIGKKTAERLLLELKGKIGADTGAQSLFVNNDQNDIQQALMALGYSDKDAAAALKKLPPDVGVTEGIKLALKALAK, encoded by the coding sequence ATGATAGGCAAATTGACAGGAACGCTGCTGGAAAAAAACCCGCCCGAGGTGCTGGTGGACTGCGGCGGCGTGGGCTACGAGGTGCAGGTGCCCATGAGCACCTTCTACAACCTGCCGGCCAGCGGGGCCAGGGTCAGCCTGCTGACGCACTTCGTGGTGCGAGAGGATGCGCAGCTGCTGTACGGCTTCGGCACGCACAGCGAGCGCCAGGCTTTTCGCGAACTGATCAAGATCACGGGCATCGGCCCGCGCATGGCGCTGTCGGTGCTCAGCGGCATGAGCGTGGAGGACCTGGCCCAGGCCGTGACGCTGCAGGAGGTGGGACGCCTGGTGAAAGTGCCGGGCATCGGCAAGAAGACGGCCGAGCGCCTGCTGCTGGAGCTCAAGGGCAAGATAGGCGCCGACACGGGCGCGCAGTCGCTGTTCGTCAACAACGACCAGAACGACATCCAGCAGGCGCTGATGGCGCTGGGCTATTCCGACAAGGACGCGGCCGCCGCCCTCAAGAAGCTGCCGCCCGACGTGGGCGTGACCGAGGGCATCAAGCTGGCGCTGAAGGCGCTGGCCAAGTGA
- a CDS encoding PhoH family protein, with product MILRHTFTPHNNLRLGHLCGPADVHLRTIEDALGVKIAHRHEQFKIDGPKAKANDALELLQALYEMADDPILEDSLQLMLAGDAELIEEPQDAIQLSTRRGDLRARTANQAAYLENIARHDITFGIGPAGTGKTYLAVACAVDALERSAVQRIVLTRPAVEAGERLGFLPGDLTQKVDPYLRPLYDALYDLMGYEKVQKAFERNVLEIAPLAFMRGRTLNNAFVILDEAQNTTPEQMKMFLTRIGFGARAVVTGDVSQIDLPKGALSGLIDAERVLKRVKGIAINHFTSADVVRHPLVARIVDAYDARGQAAPARRALARHHAAD from the coding sequence GTGATCCTGCGCCACACCTTCACTCCCCACAACAACCTGCGGCTCGGCCACCTGTGCGGCCCGGCCGACGTGCACCTGCGCACCATCGAGGATGCGCTGGGCGTCAAGATCGCCCATCGCCACGAGCAGTTCAAGATCGACGGGCCCAAGGCCAAGGCCAACGACGCCCTGGAGCTGCTGCAGGCCCTCTACGAGATGGCAGACGACCCCATCCTGGAGGACTCGCTGCAGCTCATGCTGGCCGGCGACGCCGAACTCATCGAGGAGCCCCAGGATGCCATCCAGCTGTCCACCCGGCGCGGCGACCTGCGCGCGCGCACCGCCAACCAGGCGGCCTACCTGGAGAACATCGCGCGCCACGACATCACCTTCGGCATCGGCCCGGCCGGCACCGGCAAGACCTACCTGGCCGTGGCCTGCGCCGTGGACGCACTGGAGCGCAGCGCCGTGCAGCGCATCGTGCTCACGCGCCCGGCCGTGGAAGCGGGCGAGCGCCTGGGCTTCCTGCCCGGCGACCTCACGCAGAAGGTCGATCCCTACCTGCGCCCCCTGTACGACGCGCTCTACGACCTCATGGGCTACGAGAAGGTGCAAAAGGCCTTCGAGCGCAACGTGCTGGAGATCGCGCCTCTGGCCTTCATGCGCGGGCGCACGCTGAACAACGCCTTCGTCATCCTGGACGAGGCGCAGAACACCACGCCCGAGCAGATGAAGATGTTCCTCACGCGCATCGGCTTCGGCGCCCGCGCCGTGGTCACGGGCGACGTCAGCCAGATCGACCTGCCCAAGGGCGCCCTGAGCGGCCTGATCGATGCCGAGCGCGTCTTGAAGCGCGTCAAGGGCATCGCCATCAACCACTTCACCAGCGCCGACGTGGTGCGCCACCCGCTGGTGGCCCGCATCGTCGACGCCTATGACGCCCGTGGCCAGGCGGCGCCGGCACGCCGCGCCTTGGCCCGCCACCACGCCGCCGACTGA
- the ybeY gene encoding rRNA maturation RNase YbeY: MSLNQLQLSLQFGRFAEAPAHRAVLSRSKVTRWIRHALAVDAEITVRIVDAEEGQQLNREYRQKDYATNVLTFDYQQEPTAMADLVLCAPVVEREAREQNKTLEEHYAHLLVHGTLHAQGWDHETSEQDAEEMEAYETEIMVELGFADPYAK; encoded by the coding sequence ATGTCCCTGAACCAACTGCAACTGTCCCTGCAATTCGGGCGCTTTGCCGAGGCCCCCGCCCACCGCGCCGTGCTGTCGCGCAGCAAGGTCACGCGCTGGATACGCCATGCCCTGGCCGTCGATGCCGAAATCACCGTGCGCATCGTCGATGCCGAGGAAGGCCAGCAGCTCAACCGCGAGTACCGGCAAAAGGACTACGCCACCAACGTCCTGACCTTCGACTACCAGCAGGAGCCCACGGCCATGGCCGACCTGGTGCTGTGCGCCCCCGTGGTCGAGCGCGAGGCGCGCGAGCAAAACAAGACGCTGGAGGAGCACTACGCCCACCTGCTGGTGCACGGCACGCTGCATGCCCAGGGCTGGGACCATGAGACCAGCGAGCAGGACGCCGAGGAAATGGAAGCCTACGAGACCGAGATCATGGTCGAGCTGGGCTTTGCCGACCCCTACGCCAAGTAG
- a CDS encoding MDR family oxidoreductase has product MFKALLLTQPVPRETRAECVELDEASLPAGAVRVAVSHSTLNYKDALAITGRSPVVRQFPMVPGIDLAGTVLDSEDARFQPGDAVLLNGWGVGETHWGGLAQQARVNGDWLIRRPEAFSARDAMAIGTAGYTAMLCVMALQAHGITPSSGPVLVTGANGGVGSIAVALLSRLGFEVHAGTGRPEQAEHLKALGAAEIVERSSLDAPGKPLQKERWAAAVDSVGSHTLANVCASLRYGGCVAACGLAQGLDLPASVAPFILRGVSLLGIDSVYAPQARREQAWARLAAELPREVLERNTEEAGLADAVALAHRLLAGQVRGRIVIDTAR; this is encoded by the coding sequence ATGTTCAAAGCCTTGCTGCTGACCCAACCCGTACCGCGTGAAACCCGTGCCGAGTGTGTGGAGCTGGACGAAGCCAGCCTGCCCGCCGGCGCGGTGCGCGTGGCCGTCTCGCATTCCACGCTCAACTACAAGGATGCACTGGCCATCACGGGGCGCTCGCCCGTGGTGCGACAGTTCCCCATGGTGCCGGGGATCGACCTGGCCGGCACGGTGCTGGACAGCGAGGACGCGCGTTTCCAGCCCGGTGACGCCGTGCTGCTCAATGGCTGGGGTGTGGGCGAGACGCACTGGGGCGGGCTCGCCCAGCAGGCGCGCGTGAACGGCGACTGGCTGATCCGCCGGCCCGAGGCCTTCAGCGCACGGGATGCCATGGCCATAGGCACGGCCGGCTATACGGCCATGCTGTGCGTGATGGCGCTGCAGGCGCATGGCATCACGCCTTCCAGCGGCCCGGTGCTGGTGACGGGGGCCAATGGCGGCGTGGGCAGCATTGCCGTGGCCCTGCTGTCGCGCCTGGGTTTCGAGGTGCACGCCGGCACCGGGCGGCCCGAACAGGCCGAGCATCTGAAGGCGCTGGGCGCGGCCGAGATCGTGGAGCGCAGCAGCCTGGATGCGCCGGGCAAGCCGCTGCAAAAGGAGCGCTGGGCGGCGGCCGTGGACAGCGTGGGCAGCCATACGCTGGCCAATGTGTGCGCCAGCCTGCGCTACGGCGGCTGCGTGGCGGCCTGCGGGTTGGCCCAGGGGCTGGACCTGCCGGCTTCCGTGGCACCGTTCATCCTGCGTGGCGTGTCGCTGCTGGGCATCGACAGCGTCTATGCGCCGCAGGCGCGGCGCGAGCAGGCCTGGGCGCGGCTGGCTGCCGAACTGCCGCGCGAGGTGCTGGAGCGCAATACCGAAGAGGCGGGTCTGGCCGATGCGGTTGCGCTGGCGCACAGGCTGCTTGCCGGCCAGGTGCGCGGCCGGATCGTCATCGATACGGCGCGCTGA